In one Oncorhynchus masou masou isolate Uvic2021 chromosome 23, UVic_Omas_1.1, whole genome shotgun sequence genomic region, the following are encoded:
- the LOC135511102 gene encoding TBC1 domain family member 12-like, producing METAEHGDVVLVLPVDVNENEEAGKSYGSHADCNIIATSRPLIDNGSRVCAADEGQTGKGYVYIASNGKSPLVECVVLPSQNVRVGNTIMRDLVADCLPIQMHESGVISNLCNDPPHPNDHRFNGFTESSVQLMVGSEADGGGNGGPFSCSDTAASAYRHEEENGMLLQLARVSQRGKLDYEGETQDSNSGTLNEGDSNMEPGPQPPSLSPLSCRPIDNHQQNYTFTDSVDLDTKMANGDMDCYLSNDDWSTDVDTDYCSQMDTCNRLLCQGLDCSVMEANVANGGLHTVNTEATCDLDAVSSERTTNVPFDVIVVHASNLQLQNIQSSPALCERNSAGLRYGSPEGAPPAAAKPPDAASSVPDSEDVPSESSAKLPSPSPSTLSENTNSPNTEPSMRADLSECSLPARPLSLRTNPNITVSLSCDATPLSPEDGDMLFGDEGGVDCSRNTYDVGRRQSAPEKLPGGSTVLSSSKKFGISDFFTRNLFSRKPKEPKPPSQNAPGWRLFGKVPLRENTTKDPKDSFTIQQEYPVKVGPAPGPQVPLSAARRKNLEFEPLSTTALILEDRPSNLPAKSVEEAMRHKQEYDEMVAGAKRRELKEAQKKKRQMKERFKQEDSIANAMVIWNNDVLPNWDCMRNTRRVRELWWQGLPPSVRGRVWSLAIGNELNITPELFEIFLSRAKERWKSFSETSSENETEDSGSLQADRESSLDLIKLDISRTFPSLFIFQKGGPYHDLLHSVLGAYTCYRPDVGYVQGMSFIAAVLILNLEEADAFIAFANLLNKPCQMAFFRVDHDLMLKYFAAFEVFFEENLPRLFNHFQINNLTPDLYLIDWIFTLYSKSLPLDVACRVWDVFCRDGEECLFRTGLGILRLYQEVLLQMDFIHMAQFLTRLPDDMAADNLFSCITATQMLSSNRKWGQVFSALMKDGSKEIANHSPVPRS from the exons ATGGAAACAGCAGAACATGGAGATGTGGTTCTTGTTTTGCCCGTCGATGTTAACGAAAATGAAGAGGCAGGTAAATCTTACGGTTCACATGCCGACTGTAATATAATAGCAACCTCTCGCCCATTGATCGACAACGGAAGCCGAGTATGCGCGGCGGATGAGGGTCAAACGGGGAAAGGTTATGTTTATATAGCCAGCAATGGGAAGAGTCCACTCGTTGAATGTGTCGTGTTACCATCGCAGAACGTCCGAGTTGGGAATACAATAATGCGGGATTTGGTTGCAGACTGTCTCCCCATTCAGATGCATGAAAGCGGTGTAATTTCAAACCTGTGCAACGACCCACCGCACCCGAACGACCACAGATTTAATGGATTTACTGAGTCATCGGTTCAGCTGATGGTCGGGTCGGAAGCTGACGGAGGGGGGAACGGGGGGCCCTTTTCCTGCTCAGACACAGCCGCAAGCGCCTacagacacgaggaggagaacGGAATGTTACTGCAGCTGGCTCGTGTTTCACAGCGGGGAAAACTGGATTATGAGGGGGAGACTCAAGATTCCAACTCGGGTACACTGAACGAGGGGGATTCTAATATGGAGCCTGGGCCACAaccgccatctctctctccattgtcatGTAGGCCTATAGACAACCATCAACAGAATTACACTTTCACAGACTCTGTTGATTTGGACACGAAGATGGCCAATGGGGATATGGATTGTTATTTATCAAATGATGATTGGTCTACAGATGTGGATACTGATTATTGTAGCCAGATGGACACATGCAACCGACTGCTATGCCAAGGACTTGACTGCTCTGTCATGGAAGCAAATGTAGCAAATGGTGGCCTGCATACTGTAAACACTGAAGCTACTTGTGATTTGGATGCTGTCTCCTCAGAAAGAACCACAAATGTTCCATTTGATGTCATCGTGGTGCATGCTTCTAATCTGCAGCTCCAAAACATCCAGTCATCACCTGCATTATGTGAGAGAAACAGCGCAGGGTTGAGGTATGGCAGCCCAGAGGGAGCTCCCCCAGCAGCTGCTAAGCCCCCCGATGCAGCGAGTAGTGTTCCCGACTCTGAGGATGTCCCTTCAGAATCGAGTGCCAAActcccgtctccctctccgtCAACACTTTCTGAAAACACCAACAGTCCAAACACAGAACCCAGCATGAGAGCGGATTTGAGTGAGTGCAGTCTCCCAGCTAGGCCTCTCAGCCTCAGGACTAACCCaaacatcacagtctctctcagCTGTGATGCCACCCCTCTCAGCCCGGAGGATGGGGACATGTTATTTGGAGATGAGGGGGGTGTGGACTGCTCTAGAAACACTTATGATGTCGGTCGTCGTCAAAGTGCCCCAGAGAAACTCCCTGGCGGGTCGACAGTTCTGTCCTCTTCTAAGAAGTTTGGAATCTCAGATTTTTTCACCAG aaaCCTGTTTTCTAGGAAGCCCAAAGAGCCAAAGCCACCTTCTCAGAATGCTCCTGGGTGGAGGTTGTTTGGAAAGGTCCCCCTGAGGGAGAACACTACTAAAGATCCTAAAGACTCCTTCACCATCCAGCAG GAGTACCCGGTGAAGGTTGGACCAGCTCCAGGTCCCCAGGTCCCACTCTCTGCAGCGCGGCGGAAAAACCTGGAGTTTGAGCCGTTGTCTACCACAGCTCTGATACTAGAGGACAGGCCATC GAACCTTCCTGCCAAGTCTGTTGAGGAGGCCATGCGTCACAAACAAGAGTATGACGAGATGGTGGCAGGAGCCAAGAGGAGAG AGCTGAAGGAGGCCCAGAAGAAGAAGCGTCAGATGAAGGAGAGGTTTAAACAGGAGGACAGCATCGCCAACGCCATGGTCATCTGGAACAATGACGTCCTGCCCAACTGGGACTGCAT GCGTAACACGCGTCGGGTCAGAGAGCTCTGGTGGCAGGGCCTTCCTCCCAGCGTCCGAGGACGAGTCTGGAGCCTGGCCATCGGCAACGAGCTCAACATCACCCCCG AGTTGTTTGAGATATTTCTGTCtcgggctaaggagaggtggaagagCTTCAGTGAGACCAGCTCTGAAAACGAGACCGAAG ACTCTGGATCATTGCAGGCGGATAGAGAGTCAAGTCTGGACCTGATAAAGCTGGACATCTCTAggaccttcccctctctctttatttttcAGAAG GGTGGCCCCTATCATGACCTCTTGCACAGCGTTCTGGGGGCGTACACGTGTTATAGACCAGACGTGGGCTAT GTCCAGGGGATGTCCTTCATCGCTGCAGTGCTAATCCTGAATCTGGAGGAAGCTGACGCCTTCATCGCCTTCGCCAACCTGCTCAACAAGCCCTGTCAGATGGCCTTCTTCAGAGTGGACCACGACCTG ATGTTGAAATACTTTGCTGCTTTCGAGGTGTTCTTTGAAGAGAACCTCCCACGGCTGTTCAATCACTTTCAGATCAACAACCTCACCCCTGACCTTTATCTCATAGACTG GATCTTCACCCTGTACAGTAAGTCGTTGCCATTGGATGTGGCGTGTCGCGTGTGGGACGTGTTCTGTCGGGACGGGGAGGAGTGTCTGTTCCGGACAGGCCTGGGCATCCTGCGCCTCTACCAGGAGGTCCTACTGCAGATGGACTTCATCCATATGGCCCAGTTCCTTACCCGCCTGCCTGATGACATGGCCGCTGACAACCTGTTCAGCTGCATCACTGCCACACAGATGCTCAGCAGCAACCGCAAGTGGGGCCAG GTCTTCTCTGCATTGATGAAGGATGGCAGTAAGGAAATAGCCAACCACAGTCCGGTTCCAAGAAGCTAA
- the LOC135510042 gene encoding D(1C) dopamine receptor encodes MENYTGNETQVRSESDSTDDETGGNGVRALIGCILFLLIVSTLLGNMLVCAAVVKFRHLRSKVTNFFVISLAVSDLFVAVLVMPWEAISEVTGTWLFGRFCGIWIAFDIMCSTASILNLCIISVDRYWAIASPFRYERKMTHRVAFIMIGVAWTLSILISFIPVQLNWHMADEETSAGNFSNHSENCIANLNKTYAISSSLISFYIPVVIMVATYTRIYRIAQTQIRRISSLERAAEQAQNNQHPNVCAHENALKTAFKKETKVLKTLSIIMGVFVFCWLPFFVLNCMVPFCDPPCVSDTTFTIFVWFGWANSSLNPVIYAFNADFRKAFTTILGCNKICSSNTVEAVNFSNELVSYHHDTTLQKDAQVLMATQHPHAIPNVGEDTTPLSDKVSLISNASRNHKNTLLPAIVQFQCDGEISLDTITPFTSAGAMECDSIPGQIHD; translated from the coding sequence ATGGAAAACTATACTGGAAATGAAACTCAAGTTCGTTCGGAATCGGACAGCACAGACGATGAGACTGGCGGGAATGGCGTGCGCGCGCTAATTGGATGCATTTTGTTTCTCCTCATTGTGTCGACACTGCTGGGGAACATGCTCGTGTGCGCTGCGGTAGTTAAATTCAGACACCTCCGGTCCAAGGTAACCAACTTTTTCGTGATTTCTCTGGCGGTGTCTGACCTCTTCGTTGCCGTCCTTGTGATGCCATGGGAGGCAATATCTGAGGTGACTGGCACCTGGCTGTTTGGTAGATTTTGTGGCATCTGGATAGCTTTTGACATAATGTGCTCGACGGCATCTATTCTTAATCTGTGTATCATAAGCGTGGACAGATACTGGGCTATAGCTAGTCCTTTTAGATATGAACGGAAAATGACCCACAGAGTTGCATTTATCATGATTGGAGTGGCGTGGACGCTGTCAATTCTCATATCCTTCATACCTGTCCAACTGAACTGGCACATGGCCGACGAGGAGACGTCAGCGGGAAACTTTAGCAACCACTCTGAGAATTGCATAGCAAACTTGAACAAGACCTATGCCATTTCCTCATCACTGATCAGTTTCTATATCCCAGTGGTTATCATGGTTGCCACTTACACGAGGATTTACCGTATTGCGCAAACGCAGATACGGAGGATATCCTCCTTGGAGAGAGCCGCGGAGCAAGCGCAAAATAACCAACACCCAAACGTTTGCGCGCACGAAAATGCATTAAAAACTGCCTTTAAAAAGGAAACAAAAGTGCTAAAGACCCTCTCCATTATCATGGGAGTTTTTGTGTTTTGCTGGCTGCCTTTTTTTGTCCTAAACTGCATGGTACCTTTCTGTGACCCTCCGTGTGTAAGTGACACCACGTTTACAATTTTCGTTTGGTTTGGTTGGGCCAACTCTTCGTTAAACCCTGTCATTTACGCATTTAACGCGGATTTCAGAAAAGCCTTTACAACTATTCTGGGCTGCAATAAAATTTGCTCAAGCAatacagtggaggctgttaattTCAGCAATGAATTGGTCTCCTATCACCACGACACAACGCTCCAAAAAGACGCACAAGTCTTGATGGCTACACAGCATCCTCACGCAATCCCGAACGTGGGAGAGGACACAACCCCACTGTCCGACAAAGTTTCTCTTATCTCAAACGCATCTCGCAATCACAAGAACACGTTGCTGCCAGCCATCGTCCAATTCCAGTGTGACGGGGAAATTTCACTGGATACCATAACGCCATTTACTTCAGCCGGAGCCATGGAATGCGACTCAATCCCTGGTCAAATCCACGATTAG